GCTACAAGAAAGGATCACTTTTCCCTACCTTTCATTGATCATATGCTTAAGAGGTTAGCCGGCCATGCTTTTtactattttctagatggatattctggctaTAATCAAATTAtggtggaccctcaagatcaagagaagatggTATTCACATATCactttggagtatttgcttaccggAGGATGCCGTTTGGACTCTGTAATgccccagcaacttttcagaagtgtatgctctctattttctcagacatggttgaaaagtttattgaggtatttatggatgatttttctaatTTCGGTAATTCTTTTTATTCATGCCTTAAGCATTTTTCCTTAGCCTTGAAATGGTGCCAAGAAACAAATCTTGTTTTAAAttaggaaaaatgtcattttatgatCACTGAACGTATCGTTCTTGGGCACTGGATTTCAAGTAAAGGAACTGAAgttgatcaagctaaggtggaggtaattgaaaaattaccaccacccactaatgttaaggcaatccgGTGTTTCTTGAGACATGCAGAattttataggagatttataaaggatttttctaagatTGCTAAACTTTTGAGCAATCTCTTGGTTGCGgacattctttttaattttgataatgattgtttgcatgcctttgaaactctgaaagctaggcttgtctctgctcccattatagctcccccaattgggatttaccatttgaattaatgtgttaTGCCAGTGGTTATGCTATTGGAGCCATATTGGGACAGAGACAAGATAAACttatgcacgtcatttactatgctagtcgtgtACTTAATGacgctcaaaaaaattacacaactacagaaaaagaattactggctgtagtttatgcttttgataagtttagatcctatttaattggttccaaggttattgtttatactgaccatgctgctcttaagtacgtTCTAACCAagtaggattctaaaccaagattgatcAGGTGGGTGCTCCTTCTTCAGaagtttgatattgaaataagAGACTGGAAGGGGTcaaagaatcaagtagctgaccatctttcAAGAATTGAGCCTGACGAAGGAGAGCAAGAATCCACTTTAGTGACTGATACCTTCCCAAACGAGCATCTCTTTATGATTTAGAGGGTTCCGTGGTTTAcggatattgcaaactataaagtcaTGAGGTTCATCCCCAAGGAATACACTAAACAACTAGTCAAAAAGCTTTTAAATGATGCTAAGTATTAATTGTGGGAAGAACCTTATCTTTTTAAGAGATGATCAGATGGTATAATCCGGCATTGTGTCTCAGATGAGGAATCACAGTAGATTctctggcactgtcatggttccgagtatggaggccattttggtggtgaaaggatagCTActaaggtccttcagagcggttTTTATTGTCCGACTCTCTTTAGAGACTCTTGAAAATTTGTGAGGAATTGTGACAAGTGCCAGATGGTAGGGAACCTTCCCCACAATCATGATATACCACAGCAAGGGATTCTAAAGACTGagttatttgatgtgtggggcattgatttcatgggtctttttccaccatcatactcaaatacttacatcttggtggcagtggattatatGTCTAACTGGGTGTAAGCAGTGGCTTTACCCACTAATGAAGCTAAAGTGGTACTGAGCTTTCTCTAGAGGTATATTTTCAGTCAGTTTGATGTCCCAAagacactaattagtgatggagggagccacttttgtaGCAGACAGTTGGACTCACTTTTACATAGATATGGAGTTCATCATAAGGTGGCAATCccttatcaccctcagacaagtggacaggtggAGGTTTTCAATAGAGAACTCAAGAAGATTCTAGAGAAGTCCGTTAGTACTTCCTAAAAGGACTAggctaggaagcttgatgatagTCTCTGGGCATACCGGGCGGCATTCAAGACTCCTGTTGGGATGTCGCCGTACCAGTTAGTCTACGATAAGGTCTGTCACTTGCTAGTGGAGTTGGAGCACACAGCATATTGGGCAACAAGGTTCCTAAACTTTGATACCAAGCTGCAGGAGAGAAGAggctgctccaactaaatgagcttgatgaattcagaaattctgcttatgagaatgccaagctctacaaggaaaagaccaagttgtggcatgacaagaaaataGCCACAAGAGTATTTGAGCCAGGCCAGAAAGTTCTACTATTCAATTCAAGGCTCAAGCTCTTTTTCGGGAAGCTAAAGTCCGAGTAGTCAGGACCCATTGTGGTAACCAGAGTGTCATCGTATGGTCATGTGGAACTTCAGGAAGAAAACTCAGATAGAAGATTCATTGTCAATGGCTAGAGGTTGAAGCATTagcttggaggcgagattgatcgtCAGAGGTCAGCTCATCTGCTTACTTAGCATATctgactgtcaagctagtgacgttaaagaactTGTTAGGAGGTAACCCAATCCTTAGTATCTTTTGATTttatgttcatttttattttcatttatttatgatttttattcatAGTTTTCTttagtttatttatgtttgtggtcATGCAAAGTGTTTAAAACAGGAACATGAGGAATCTGAAGGAAGATCATAATACTCTGGAGAGGAGTTCGTTCCGATGCTCTGATGCTAAACACCaggttgggcgttcagcgctagaaatGGCACAAACCTCAAGATAGCTCTCTATTGGGTGGCGCTAAATTCCAGGCTGGACGTTTAGCGCCGAGGAGCACGAATTTCAAGGAGCATTTACGTCGACACTAGCACTAAACGCAGACCTGGACGTTTAAAGCCAGCGTACACGAATCCCAAGACAAGCCCACTGCCTCGTAGGGTACTAAATGCATGGGTAGGTGCATAGCGCCAGAAATTGCAACAAAAGAGTGAGTGCTTTTGTTCACTCAGCACTAAGTGTGGGCCTGAGCGTTTAGCACCGCGCCCTCgtacaaaaaaatttgaaaacactGCAGTGCTAAACGCCGAAGCTGGCGTTTACGTCAGCAGTGCAGACACGGTCAATACGGAAGGGGTTTTAAATTTCGACCCACATTCCCCACACCTCTCTCTCATCTTACCTTTACACACACACAATTAACCCCCCATTAACCCTCTCCTTTGATTTTCCCTTCCCTATTCTTATTCCTTCATTTCCCATTAACCAACTCCAACCAACCCCCTCCCCCCACCCCCATAACTCTAATTTAATCCATTCACCCCTCCATAAAACCAACCGAACCCCCATCCCTCATCTATAAATGCccttttattttaacttttttaccACAACACAATTTACaatctcccctttcttctttctattaGCAACCCTCAACCTCCACACTTTACTTTTCACTCCCCTTCccactatttttcttttcctctttttcctatttaattttatttcacgtaattattttctttaatttccttctctatttttttatctttttcctaaatttttctttttcttctctctttgctTGAGATGAgcacaacttctaagtttggtgttggggtgCTTCGCTTCTCTCTTTCTATAAATCATCCATATGGCACCTAACACTGGCGAGTCCTCCTctaggaagagaaagaaaaaggctCCTGCAATCGGTCCTCTTGACAACAACCGGTTCAACTCCAAGATACATGAGGATCACTTTTATGAGATTGTgagcaagaagaaagtgatcttgGAAGTGGGATTTGATTTACAGCCGGATGAGTATTCAGAGATACGAGAGCAGATTCAGAGGAGCGGTTGGGGGATTCTGTGCAACCCCATGACTTTAGTAGGTCTTCTGATGGTCAGGGAGTTTTACGCCAATGCTTAAGTGACTTACACGCATGTCAAGGGTGTGAACTCCGACCCGAAGAACTGGTGCACCATGGTTCGATGGAGGATCCTAAAGTTTGGTCCAGAGAGTTACGGATGTATTTCAGTTGCCACCAACCAGAGAGGACTCTCACTCCTATACTAAGAAGGTCAACAGTGATCAGAGGCTGGACCAGATTTTTACTGACATATGTCTTCCCGGAGCACAGTGGAGGCGTGATGCCAAAGGGCAACCATATTAGCTGGAGAGGCATGATTTGTGGCCGGTttctaggggatggttggagtttattcagcgctccatcattcctactagtaaccggtccgaGGTTACTATTGAccgagcagtaatgattcactgcatcatgctcAGTAATAAGGTGGAGGTGCATTGTGTGATTCCTCAGAAGTTATACATCATAGCCGTGAAGACCTCCATTCTGCCAGGCTGGCCTTTTCCCACCTCATCTTTCGCCTGTGTGACATCGCACGAGTTCACATAGATCGCAACACCCCCATTGACATTGAGAGGCCGATCACTAAGAGGGGTATGCAGTATGCTAAGGAGTATGTCTAAGCACCGCCTCAGGAGCCAGTTTACCCTCCTCAGTATGAGCAATCTGAGCTAACTCAAGGACATTATTTCCCTCCTCAAGATTATTAGGATCAGCTGACATCATCCATTGAACACCTAGCATCATCTATTGATCAGCTGAGGGTAGACCATGAGGGCCACTCTGCCCTTCTTCAGCAGATGGCGGAGGAGCAGCAAAGCCAGTGGCGAGGGATGAAAGAGCTGAGGCGTGATTTTGAAGCTTAGAGAGGATTCCCAGGAGGGTGCAACCACcatgactgaggtggttgagttttttATATGCGATTTTCCctattttctgttttttagttattatatcttattttctgttttctatttaaatccttttcataaGTAATAGTATTTCTAGTTTTTCTAGTTCAGTTAACTAATTTGGTATTTTATGCTTATTTTGAAAAGtggtctcatgtattgctcattgaacttgaaaagaaaaagaaaagaaaagaaaagtgatgtAATTGCATGAGAACTTGAGTTATATATTCTGAGTTGTTTTatttatcttgatgtggtggtattatctATGGCTCTGAATGTAGGCAAAGAATAGTGCATAATTGATCTTGAAGTTAAGAATGTTGATTCTTGAGGTACAGgaatttagaaaagtattatggattctctaaattaaacaagaaattagtccttgaagcaaaataaacagcaaaaagaaaaagaaactaaagaGCAAGGTTcaagactctgagcatcaatggctagGAAGGTCAAATGTGagtaaaagctcaaagagttatttttctagccatatgcttgtggtgtgaatgtatcAAGGAAttcttgagacagagcactaagagtcgagaccaagtgaaattaaagagtatgccaaaggctctaAGCACCACTGACtaaaaaaagtgaaaagaaaaatctgaactcaAAGAGTTCCCGAGTTAAGTGTTTGTGGTGTTTGTGTGTCAAGTCAatgcttgagacaaaatatttagaagTCACGGTTAGACTCAAGGTGtgaagcaccaaagaaaagataagaaaaaactGTGTTCAAAGATTAATCAGAggttaaaaagaaagagaattcataatattatccgagtTCTAGTTCTGAAGGACATTGACATTTTCTGAGCTTCAaatgatagtgagatgccaaaactattcagaattaCAGTGTCATCAACCCCACTCAGTGAATGGACAGGAGCTTAACTAAAAACTCAATTCTTGGGCAATTTCACTTCTCAGtcctatattatttttagttccttgaggacaagcaacaatttatgtttggtgttgtgatgcgtgagcatctttgctttattttcttattattttagatatgaatttattgagttttaCTGAGATTTTATTGTTTGAAGcctatttggatgctactttgagtcgctctattgttttaattatttcaagtAAAGTTTGGATCGGGTTGGCATAGTTCGTGagcaagaaaagagaagaattttgAATCTGCTAAGCTGGCACTAAACGCCACATCTGGCGTTTAGTGACCAAGCATCTCGTAACATGTGCCACCATTCTGTGAAGGCGGCGCTAAATGCCGaacctggcatttagcgccaggacACCCGAAACTTCACCTTTTGATTCTGTTCAAGTGGCGCTAAATGCGGACCTGAGCGTTTAGTGCTAGGTGCTTTGTGACTTACTGTCTCGtggggcgctaaacgccaagccTGACGTTTGGCGCCAGAAAGATGGCAACGAAATGAAGCTTTCTGCCTCGTGAGGCGCTAAACGTTgaacctggcgtttagcgccaataGCACGGATCCACTTTTATGAAGAGGCTTCATTATTTAGATTTgggttatttttattatattttattttgttttggttatTTCTATTCCCAAGCACAATCGTTCGGGCTTTAGTAGTtattgtttcattttattttcaaatcaaattaggttagatataaaagggaaaatatTTAGCCCTTCGGGCTCTCTCTCTCAGCCATTAGCAACTAAATCTCActtttaaggttaggagctctgtttattctatggattaaaacTATTGTCACTCTATTTTAATCAATCTATTGATTTAAATACTAGGATTACTTTCAttcttcattttatgaatttgagtatattaaaaaataactctTGTTCTACtgaattcttgttgattcttggaaaagttatctCACCTGAATAcgagcttgaaagtaaattcctcctaaatcactaatttcctggacttaacgggatacgtgacatataatcctcttatatttgggtgattagggtttttgtggctagtaaactagaattgaacctaaccctttaatctatattaagtgaccaaggaattggtggttgattaggttagaggagactaaattactaaggatttaggatttagtcaATTATAGTTTTTCATcaattgaatcttgcataatttaaaatagttggtaagaaatataAATCcgtaaaaataaatatctctaaaaccttaactcttCTCTCACATAATTCTCACAACTCATTTACTGTtgctttccaaatccttgattcaCTGCGTAATACTTTTGAACCTCAAAACACaattttctgcttgtctgactaagtgaatcactcaactattatggcttggtccatcaatcctcgtgtgatcgaccctcactcacctgaggtattacttggtatgacccggtgcacttgccgattagtttgtggttTTAAAATCTGCACCAAGTGCATACCGAACAATCAATAAAAGTCCTTTTTCAAACAAGTAATAACCAGGCCGagtatgaagcattattagccaGACTAAGACTAGCAAGAAAGATCGAAGTCCAAAGCCTAAAGGTATACTGCAACTCCCTCCTTGTAGTACAACAGGTTACTGGTCACTTTTAGGTAGGAGATGCgctcttagaaaaatatttaaatacagcaaaagatatgatataatattttcaaaattttgaaatatcaCACATACCTAGGAACAAAACTAAAGGGCCGATATTTTATCTAAATTGGTTGCTTCCAGAATAACTAATTCAATAGATACTATGTCACATCTCACGCTAACAGAATTGAGTTTAGGTATCAAGATTTTTCAAGTGTGACACATGAAGAAGACTGGCGAAGTCCATATATTCAGTATTTAAGAACTAGAGAAGTACCAAACAATGAACAACCAAGGTCATTTAGACATAAAGCAAGCTATTACACCATCATGGGGGACGACCTGTACAAACGAGGTTTCTCTCGACCATTACTGAAGTGCCTCGGACCATCAGAAGCAGAAGCCGCCATAGCCGAGGTTCATGATGGCATCTGTGGCCCCCACACTGGATGTAGAAGCTTGGCCACGAAAATCCTACGGGCAGGGTATTATTGGCTGAGCTTGCATAAAGATTGCATGAACAAAGTACAAAAATGCGACGCATGCCGGAAATGTGCACCACTCATTCGTAGTCTGGTCGAACTATTGCATACTTCAAATGTTAGCTGGCCTTTTTACAAATGGGGGATGGACATCCTAGGACCATTCTCAATATCACCAGGAAAGGTAAAATTCCTCTTAGTCGCAATTGATTATTTtactaagtgggtagaagcacaACCACTTGCAAAAATAACCTCGGACAAGGTACGCACTTTCATCTTGAAATCAATCATACATAGATATGGTTTACCTAGGGAATTTTTTTCTGATAATGGTCGACAGTTCATTGATGAGAAAATTGCATTATTTTTAACTGACCTTCACATTAAGCATCATTTTTCCTCTATTGAACACCCGCAAAGTAATGAGCTCACAGAGGCAGCTAATAAGATAATCTTACAGGCCTTAAAGAAAAAACTAACAAATGCTAAGGGACGTTGGGCTGAGCTAATACCAAAAATACCGTGGAGCTACAATACAACACGACAATCCACAACCAATGAAACCCCATTCCGATTAGTATACGACACGGACTCTATGATCCCAATGGAGATCGCTCAAGGTTCAAGTCAGACCGAGTACTTTAGCGAAGATGCCAATATGGATGCCAGATTAGTCAAACTTGATACTATAAGCGAGGAACGAAGCCTAGCCGAaatccaatagaagtccatgtaATTAGCCACGCAAAGGAAGTATAATAAAAAAGTATGACCAAGGGTACTAAAACAAGGAGATCTAGTGCTGAGACAAATAGAGGAAGTCTAAAAGCCCACAGGACATGAAAAATTAGCAACAACGTGGCAAGGACCTTTCTAAGTCTCCAAAGTTGCCGGAAAGGGGGCTTACTACCTAGAAACCTTAGACGGGACGCCCCTACCCAACACTTGGAACATTTCATCTTTGAAGTTTTATTATAGTTAATTTTCACTGTAAACAAGTTGGAGTGGgaaggtactctttttcctgatCACGAGATTTTTTTTCCTAAGGATGATTTTACTTTGACAGTTTTTAACGAGGCCAACTACTCCACGCCATTCAAACTGAAGGTTTTTTCCATATCCCGAATGAAACATATTCTTTCCTTTCTATTCACTACACTGTTCTATCTACTAAATCATTTCATCCAAACCAACACAAATCGAAAAGTTGGATACAACATCTAAGCAATATACAATAATAAGCTTTCAAATATTTCAAGTTTAAGCCAACATCATATGTCGGAAATCAGTTCAAACAAACACACCGACGCTAGATCGGTCATCAAATCAAAGTTTCAAAATACAAATTATCAAAAGTATTCACAAACTTATTAATCTTTATGAGAGGGGGGAGGAACATTCTCATCATGCTCCTCACCCGCCTCATCTTCAACAAGCTCGCCATCCATTATAATCTTCATCACATCAAGTCTCCCAACATCAAACTCGGGCGTAAATACATCTCCTTAGCTCACAGCTCGGTCGAAATTGGCAGcaaacatctccaaaacctcatttTCTAACTCGTGAATACAGGAGGTCATCTTACCCTTGACCTTGTCATTTTCCTTAATTTCATTTTGCAGAAGACAGATCTGATCTTGAAGCTTAGCAACCTCCTCCTCCCTATCCTTCATCTTAGAGGTCACATCGATGATCACATTCTCCTTTTCTTTCACAGACCACTCCAAATTCACAACCCTTTCAGTAACATCATGCTGTTCTGCACCTAGCAGCTCAGTAGCATGACCAATACACAACAAACGAGAAGCCATAATCTaccacaaaaataaaaagaataatgaaGAACATATAAAAATAGCACAACCTAAATAGCAAACAAAAGTGTACCAACCTGGATAAACTTCCCATCCCTTCCATACCCATAAGGCGAGTCAGCCTCATATCTCTAGGATACTGGAAACCCTATCATCAAGCTCAGAAATGGGATATTGATCACTCCAAAGGGATTGAGAATTCACCTCTTCTATAAATCCATGAAGTTTTTTCTACTTTTCAAACACTAACCTATTGACCTTGTCCTCTTCGGAAAGCACCTCTAGTGACTTCTCGGGCTCAACTCTTTTCCTTTTTTGAGAAGGATGAGGTCGGGCACTGGAGTGAGCAATATCCCCACCAGTTTCCTTCACTACCCCTAACCGATGCCACCTTTTTCGCCTTTCTTTTTCAGAATTAGTTAAATGAGGCACCCTCCCACCTGCAAACAAATGTGGCGTTATGTCAACAATTAGCAGccaacaaataaaaataacacaaaaacaCATTACCTATATAATCCTTCAACCCCTCTTTGTCATTCTCCTTCTCAAAATTCAATAATTCAGAAATTGACAAACATTCACCAGCCGCAAAACACTCTATCAAAAAATCTAAAAACATATTTTCTTTCTCATATTTTCTCCACATCCTCAAGAATTTGTATTGGCTCTGGACACCAATACATTGAAAATCTCTCTATCAACAGACCATCCAAATAGAAAGGGTATTCGGTCTCTACTGACCGAACCTTCACAAACATAGATTTGAAATTCTTGAAAATAAAGAACGACCAAGGAAGCTACTAAGATAAACCCACAAGCCTTTTCACACTCTCTTAGATtgaaacagagaaaagaaaatatttaaagaCGCAGAAAATTCCAAAAAAGACATCAAACATTCAAAAGCTCACAAAAAAACCCCATGAGTTTGGGTGTAACTACGAGGGAGCATATTTCAGTTGCGTCAGAACCTTACATTCAAAGTCAGAGAAtggaaatttcaaataaaattctgTAAAATAGGGGATATACATATAAAAGTAAGTCTAGTGCCCCCTCCTCTCACAAACCCTCTCCTCACTGCCACAAGGGAGAAGTTCGATGCCAATAGCCAAACCATCCTTGATCAATTTTAGAGCTTTAAGCTCAAGCAGTGTTCATTATCACAATAGGCAAAAGCGCGAGTTTTAACATCAACATGCACCCAGTGATAAAGATTTTCACTTTTAACCTCCaccactttttccttttctttttctctacccATCGTCAAAACAAACAGACACAGACAAAGACAAGAGAACTAACCTTTTTAAGTCATGTCTCTTTCACAAACTTAAGCAAGAAGACAAGGGCAAGAGTTTTTCGTGTCTTTTTCCAAAATGGAAACGGTAATAAAGCGTCACTACTACCCACTAACTTAGTGGGTAATTCAAAAGATAACTGTTCGCATAACCTAATTAAAAGAACGGTCCAGATCTTACCTAGAGAAATACACATGAATTTATTGCAACCCAGTCCATAAGGTACAATCATTATTaattatcattttattattattattgttattgttattatttcatTTGCTTCATCAAAAACCCAAGCTTGAAGAACAACAACGCGCGTTGAGCTTAGGGACTAACATATTCGTCCACAACTGAGGTATAACTGCATGACAAAAGCTCAACTTGCTAAACGTAAGTTCGGCAAGTCAAGCTTGAGGGCTATGTATTATATCCCTAATACATCGGCAAAACTGAGTTATACCTCGATAGGgtcaaacaaaatcaaaatagataactCCCTATCGTAACAAACTTCTACCTCGAATCTCGCACTTAGTCGGCTACGGATATCCCAACTAACAAACCGACAAATATTTCACCCACATTAGCTATAAATCAGAAGCTTAGCTGACGTTAAGCACCAGAAGATCAcaaacaggcatagattcatatacaaaacttcttacataatagcttacatacaactcctatccctcttataaaattataataacaaagacgaaggaagaaaaattatctaattaatacaaTATTATATAAACCAAAATGCAGTATAACTCTTCATAATGCTCCTTCACTcaattcctgaaaaggtaaagctgtagggggtgagaacctaaccacacggtctcaccacggagtttcagaattgtcataagaagatatttaataagaaaactgttttcgagCTTAGTGATTATCATAGCCttattaatcttttaaaaaccagtaGCTGATCATTCAAAACCCtttcaaagaaacaatatttaatttttcataaatccaaaatctttcttttcttataagagaATCTTAATCAGAAACCAACTACACAATcaatcaacacaatcatcaattcagcaccaaagcTCATTCTCAAAAGTAGCACACTAGGATAAACACAAGCAAAACAGACAAGGAAAGTACAGGTTTAGGTAGCatttacagcaaatagttcaggtagcagttaagaacagtctaacaattaggcaaaccaaaacaaattcatacccaagaaaagcatacaaatgcatataatgcatgcctgtcctatggctaatgagctcatctgtcggttatacagccaacccgacaagtcgaGTTTGCTAAAccattagactgtcccccgacgcgcatccccatgagtctacgcatagctttttctcatatataaatatcaaattgctcaatgggggtaccattcccaggaatttataagtgctaggtcacccttacgtcgtagggtcaacagagtatcgagtctcaacctggagcaagtggtggcaagccactgcatctacccaggaaaactcgtgtctCTGATAACTCAAtttcataagccatatgaataattcattcaacattcatcaatatctaagtcattctcaatatcatcattaTTCGTTAATCCATATCTCAtctccaaattcattcaaaaatcatatctcaaagtcaatcctcatcatccttctttccattaaGTTCATCAACAACCccaactcaaaacataattctttctttgataaataaatcaatcttaaaacatataatgttaaaaacaaatctttttaaataattacttcaaatgaaacttctaattttataaaatttggtagcatctcctctaaaactcagattctgccacccttttcgggtcccaaccaaaccaaaccaaacgccTGTTAATCATTTAAATCACTTCCAATAACCATTATCACAACAATACTCAATCCAAGGAAATTACAAAATCTAGTATTTAATCAACCAATCCTATAAATCGCAATTTAAACCAACTTCATTCAACAGCGTCAATCAATAATTAAGAATTCTCGGTCTTCTcaaacagtttcaaaccaaaccatTCTGCAAACCCTGTTCAAACcatttcgaaaatattaaatcattctcaataaacaaaccattttcaaatatcaagtcctttccaaatttgttttaaaaatcagATTCCGATATCAAATCGGGTtcaatatcaaatcaaatttcaattttaaatcttttctaaaatcaaaccatttccaaaattaaactaaatgccaATATTAAATCTCTTCCAATAATTCAAGGAAAACCACTTTAACAACATCAATCAACTAATCAGAATATCCAACTTTCTCAATCGATTAATCTATCAATCGAACTAATAATCTCATTCATTcaaaataactcaattcaattcataatatttacaaaatcacaaaaatgtattttatgcattaatattgatttataacaactctggaAAGTAAAACAAGTTTAAGAAAGGTGTCCCTACCTCGACAAGCTGAATTCACATAGGTTAAACATGGTAACTCCCTTTCCTTTTTATTTCATGGCAGCAGCGGTGATTCCAACGTGACCGAAACGGTGGCAGCAGcaccaattttaatttttcaaacatACCTTGGCAGAACTAAAACAGAG
The sequence above is drawn from the Arachis hypogaea cultivar Tifrunner chromosome 4, arahy.Tifrunner.gnm2.J5K5, whole genome shotgun sequence genome and encodes:
- the LOC140184061 gene encoding uncharacterized protein — encoded protein: MGDDLYKRGFSRPLLKCLGPSEAEAAIAEVHDGICGPHTGCRSLATKILRAGWPFYKWGMDILGPFSISPGKFIDEKIALFLTDLHIKHHFSSIEHPQSNELTEAANKIILQALKKKLTNAKGRWAELIPKIPWSYNTTRQSTTNETPFRLVYDTDSMIPMEIAQGSSQTEYFSEDANMDARLVKLDTISEERSLAEIQ